CATATAAACACTGTAATGCACAGATATTTAGTACCAACTAACAAATACACTTGAAATGGTGCACTTATGACTGCACTGCATTATTGACCGAATAGTGCTGATCAGCAGTAACGTGCACCATTGTTCTGAAAGAATTCAGAATCAGGTCCCAAACTTGAAGGGAAATATAAGCAACAACAGTGGAGTAAACAGTTCTCTGAAACAAGATATGAATGTGCAATGAGCAAGAGTGATAGAAAGtgggttgtgaacttgtgatacAGTTCTAGAATGCTGTAGTTGTTTGCACAATACCAAATCAAAAATGCCTATGGCAGATTTGCACAGTACAGTTTCATTGACGCCTTTCAAGATGGAAAGTGTTCTAAAGATAATTTGGCCGGACAAATATAGAAATATTCTTTTGTCCTTTTAAGAAGCAAAGCTTGGAAAGGACATCAAATCAACTGAATGATGAACGTCCAAGTAAAAATGAACGGTTACATTTGACAAATTTATCAGTTGTTGAGAAATGGCGAAGCAGACAAGTACCTTCAGAAAGCAATTGGTACACATCATCACTCAAATCCATCTTCCAGAGGCCCAAATCAGAAATACCGCTTGATGCATCCTACACAGACAATCACCAATCACAACTGAACCACTCAACTGCATCGTAGCAACCATCCCAAAAAAGTAAAATATtcgaaaatatgatttttgtctCGAACTACAGGCAGTATGAGGATATGACAAAAGGCTCTCCAACTACATCTGGCTGACAGAGTCGCGCGTAACCTGAACAAATTAAGCAATAATCGAAGCACACGCCACGGTTGTCGACGATCCCCTCACACTCCAAGCTATCACCAGTTCACCACGAGCCCAAGAGGCAAGCACTGAAAAATCCTTACCCCTCTTTCCCCGAGGGCCGCACCGCCATCTTCCCCTCCGGCGAAAGCTCGAAGAACTAGTCGCCATCCCCGAACGAACACACCCTAGTACATACCATAACCCTACCCAGCAAAAACGCATACAAAATCAAATTAAACGGGGACTTCGCGAGCTGGAACGCGAGGGAAGAGGAGCAGGATACTTATCTACCTGCCTCCGGTCGGATTCCGCTGCGGCGCGGAGCCGGCTGCCGGAGGGCGCCTCCCCGGCGTCCCCGCCAtctccggcttcgccgccgcccgacggcgacgcgcgcctctttttttcttcttttttgagCCCGCGCGTCTCTTGCTCTATTTCGGTGTTTCAAATGGGCCGAGATAGGTGGGCCTTAATGGGCCTGAATCAAATGCGAACTATACTGTAATATTGTCGATTTGGGCCGAAAATTATCCATCCAGTACAGTCACCTGACAAGTAGGCCCTACGCGCCGCACTTGTCTCGCGCTGCTGTTTTTTTCCCCCTCCTCGGCGGCGATTCCactgcctcgccgtcgccggagttggagaagaaggcggcggcggcggcggcgcagaaaGGTGAGGCCTCTCGACCGAATCCCTTTCCCCTTCCCGTCTTCCGCCCCGCGCAGTCAGCAGCAACAGACGAAGGAATGCGGTGCGAATGCTTGCGAGTAGAGAAATCGATTTCTGGCTGCCGTTCATCTGCGCGTTTtgttgcgcgcgcgcgcgcgcgagggagggagggagatccAGTAAATGGCGCCTTGTCCCGTTGCTTGCTCGATCCTCCTGCCGGCCGTGGGGGTTTTTGCCCCCGATTGGTTCCGATAATTTGTCCCGTGTTGTAGATGGTGAATCGGTGATGACCAAGGGTTACCTTAGATGATAGGAAATGATTAGGAGTAGCGTATTTCCTCGTGATTACTGGAGCTGATACAATGCAGGATATTTTTAGCGCTGATTTGTAACATGGCAGGATTAATATACCATTGTTGTGCTGTTGATCACACCATATTTCCCTTATGCAGGGTATTTTGTATTAGGGATATAGGCAATGCAAAACTGCAAGCTGCAAAGCCATGGCCATCCAAGATAAAGTTGAGAACAACGACCCAACTGTGACTGTTGGGTTGGCCGTGAGTAGTTCCAAATCCAGTAAGTACGCCGTGCAGTGGGCTGTGAAAAACTTCTGCACCAATGGGATGGTTAGGTTCGTGCTTATCCATGTACTGCAGAGGATCACCACGGTTCCAACACCGAGTGAGTGCATATTTGATGTGTTTCCTACTGTGTAGATGTATACTTTCGTTTGTAAATCATGTTGTCACttaaatatatctatttttctTGCTTCTTTTGTAGTGGGCAACTATATCCCGATTGATAAAGTACGGGCTGACATTGCCAGCGCATATGTGAAAGAAGTCGAATGTAAGGCCCGAACGATGCTCCTTTTCTACAAGAACATGTGTGATGAGAAGGTATGACGTTGCCACTTCAGGccatcctttttttcttttccgttccAAAATGAACATTCCTAAGGGCACACTGGAGCCAAATATAATGAAATACAACTGAATAAGCACAATTCACAACAGTATTTATTCAGGACATTTCataatgttaattttgttcaGAATTGTACTTTCGTATAGAGTCAGAAATTATGAGAACAGGTTAGAACTCAGCAATGATACTCATAGTTTTAAACATCCTGCTGAACATGTGTATACATTTTCTGATCTTGTTCAGGCTAAAGCTGAAGTACTGGTTGTCAAAGGTGAAGATGTGGCAGAAACCATTTCCAATGTTGTTTCAATGTACGAAATCCACAAGCTTGTTGTCGGTGACTCTTCTCAGGGCAACTTTATTAGGTACTTAACATGTTCTGTAATAAATAATGGTGAACTGCATGCATCAAAATGCTGATTAATTTGGTGGAAATGTCTTAGGAAATCCAAGGGTACTAGGACATCTTCTCAAATTTGCAGAAGTGTTCCAAGCTTTTGTGCAGTTTATGTTGTCTCAAAAGGTGGTTTATCCGCAGTTTATTCTCCTGGATTTGAAGGTCACAAGAGTTCTGAGCTATTCCTGTCCAGTGATAGCTCCAAAACTGAAATCCATTCAGATGATAAGCCCTCATTATCAGGTGAAGTTATCTGTCCGTAAAACTGGCACTGGAAATTTTCACTGTGTACTGTATAGACGATAACATAATGACTGCTTCCAACTTTGAACCTTTTCGTCCTTGGTACTCTTTGAAGCTGATATAGAATGGATCTTTGCTAGTCTTTGAGAAGTTTGTAGCACCTAGCTTCCTTTTCAAATGTTTGCTTGGTTCTTTGCATTCAATAAGAATTTGGAATCGAGGTCGTTTGGTTTTGAAATtcagcaaaaaagaaaagaaaaaaaaacagtgcaAGAAATTTATCCCTTTTGTCCAATGCAGATGCCACACCTTCGAGAAGCTTTAGATCAAACTTGACATGGGAGAATCTGGAAAGTTTATCATCCGCAGACCATGATAGACCGCGCTCCTTACATGAGTATCTTACTGAAAGCACTTCAGCATCTGTTGGTGATAATAACAGTAATTCTCCATGTGCTAGCGGTCAAACCCCTCGACCAAGTAACGTGCTTATCTCAGATAAAGCTCCAATGACAAGCAGTCCCCTGCAGGAATTGATGCTTTCAGAGGACATGGTGAGCCATTTGATTTTTTCACAGTAAAACTGTAATAAATTTTTTCACAGTAGTATAATTTTGCAAATGATACATCTTTGATGAATTGAGGATGAGCCTTCACTGTTTAAACTTCTTAGATAAGAatagttccttttttttctgaatataCAGTAACTTAATTTTCTCAATGCAGGATGATGTAAATAGCGAGCTTGAAAAGCTGAGGCTTGAACTTAGGCATATTAAAGGAGTGTGCAAACTTGTTCAGGATGAGTCCATCAATGCTTCTCAGCATGTAAGTTTGGGAGTACTGTGTTTCAACATAATTAGTTGGTTACTTTATCTCCAATAGTCAGCAACTTAATTGTCATCTTGACAATCATATGTTAGGTGACTGACTTAGCTGCAAAACGTGCTGAAGAGGAAGCCCGGCTCAGCGAGGTCTACTCCAGGATCAACAGAGTCAATGAGCAAGCACATCAAGAGAAGGAACAACTGAACGCTTTGGAGGCTCAGTGCAGGCATGTGAGGGATCTTGCAAGAAAAGAAGCTTTGCAGAAGCAGATTTTGCAGCTGAGGACTTCGAAGGAGGCTGATAAGATGCAAAGGCTGGAAAAACTTCTTGAATTAGATGGGATGTCATACTCAACATTTACATGGGAAGACATTGAATCTGCTACATCATCGTTTTCAGAGGCACTTAAAATTGGATCAGGATCTAACGGAACAGTGTACAAGGGCAATCTACGTCAGACATCTGTTGCCATAAAAGTCCTCACTTCTGACGACAGCCACAGGATCAAACATTTCAAACAAGAGGTATTCCTTGAACCATTAAAGGTTGAGCAGTCAAGTCCTAATATCATCATGATCTCCGGATCTTCAGATATATTCATAGGCTAAGAAGTAAATTGCGATAACTTTGCTATGTTCAAATATGCAGTGCTACTCTTCTTGCATATATAATGCAAGATGCCATCATTGTTATCTCTAGGAAATTCTTATAAGATGCCCCTGTTCTGCAGCTTGAGGTTTTGGGTAAGATCCGTCACCCACATCTGCTGCTGCTCATAGGTGCCTGTCTGGACAGACCATGCTTGGTGTACGAGTACATGGAGAATGGCAGCCTTGAGGATCGCTTGCAACTCAAAGGAGGCACGGCCCCACTCCCATGGTACCAACGTCTTCGCATTGCTTGGGAAATAGCCCTGGCCCTTGTCTACCTCCACAGCTCGAAGCCGAAGCCAATCATCCATCGTGACCTCAAGCCTGCAAACATACTCCTTGATAGCAATTTCACCAGCAAGATTGGCGATGTGGGCCTTTCAACATTGCTTCCGCTGGGGGATGCCTTGTCGACAACGCGCACAATTTTCAAGGACACAGATCTAGTTGGCACACTGTTTTACATGGACCCAGAGTACCAAAGGACAGGCCAAGTGTCAACAAAATCTGACACATACGCCTTGGGCATGGTTTTATTGCAGCTGCTCACTGGAAAGCCACCTGTGGGGCTAGCGGACCTTGTGGAGCAAGCAGTAGAAAATGGTCACCTTGTTGACATCTTGGACAAGAGTGCTGGGAAGTGGCCTGCACAAGAAGCACATGAGCTAGCGCAGCTTGGCCTAAGCTGTTTGGAAATGCGAAGCAAGCATAGACCAGATCTGAAGTGTAAGGTTCTTGTGGAGCTGGAACGGCTGAAAAAAATTGCCAGTGCTGTCTCTGACCCTGTACGGCCAGTGATATCTGGACCACCAAGCCATTTTATCTGCCCAATACTCAAGGTATTTTTTGGCTTATTGCAATACATCAGCTTTAAgtgaattacatcacaactacCTGTAGCTCATTGTCTTGTAAGAATGTTTCTGTTTCAGAATTTGAACTATATTACACTTCAAGGTGGTCTGTAATTCAACTTTTTACTCTTACCTTGTTGTATCCATTTTTTTCGAAGGGTCTGAGGTGAAACTTCATTTTGCTTTTTTTCCTCCCTGTAGAGGATAATGCAGGACCCATGCATTGCATCTGACGGGTACTCGTACGACCGGGTCGCTATTGAG
Above is a window of Oryza sativa Japonica Group chromosome 10, ASM3414082v1 DNA encoding:
- the LOC4349386 gene encoding U-box domain-containing protein 35 isoform 1 (isoform 1 is encoded by transcript variant 1), which encodes MAIQDKVENNDPTVTVGLAVSSSKSSKYAVQWAVKNFCTNGMVRFVLIHVLQRITTVPTPMGNYIPIDKVRADIASAYVKEVECKARTMLLFYKNMCDEKAKAEVLVVKGEDVAETISNVVSMYEIHKLVVGDSSQGNFIRKSKGTRTSSQICRSVPSFCAVYVVSKGGLSAVYSPGFEGHKSSELFLSSDSSKTEIHSDDKPSLSDATPSRSFRSNLTWENLESLSSADHDRPRSLHEYLTESTSASVGDNNSNSPCASGQTPRPSNVLISDKAPMTSSPLQELMLSEDMDDVNSELEKLRLELRHIKGVCKLVQDESINASQHVTDLAAKRAEEEARLSEVYSRINRVNEQAHQEKEQLNALEAQCRHVRDLARKEALQKQILQLRTSKEADKMQRLEKLLELDGMSYSTFTWEDIESATSSFSEALKIGSGSNGTVYKGNLRQTSVAIKVLTSDDSHRIKHFKQELEVLGKIRHPHLLLLIGACLDRPCLVYEYMENGSLEDRLQLKGGTAPLPWYQRLRIAWEIALALVYLHSSKPKPIIHRDLKPANILLDSNFTSKIGDVGLSTLLPLGDALSTTRTIFKDTDLVGTLFYMDPEYQRTGQVSTKSDTYALGMVLLQLLTGKPPVGLADLVEQAVENGHLVDILDKSAGKWPAQEAHELAQLGLSCLEMRSKHRPDLKCKVLVELERLKKIASAVSDPVRPVISGPPSHFICPILKRIMQDPCIASDGYSYDRVAIEMWLCENDKSPITKSRLPNKDLVPNHALLCAITSWKAEARD
- the LOC4349386 gene encoding U-box domain-containing protein 35 isoform 2 (isoform 2 is encoded by transcript variant 2), with product MAIQDKVENNDPTVTVGLAVSSSKSSKYAVQWAVKNFCTNGMVRFVLIHVLQRITTVPTPMGNYIPIDKVRADIASAYVKEVECKARTMLLFYKNMCDEKAKAEVLVVKGEDVAETISNVVSMYEIHKLVVGDSSQGNFIRKSKGTRTSSQICRSVPSFCAVYVVSKGGLSAVYSPGFEGHKSSELFLSSDSSKTEIHSDDKPSLSDATPSRSFRSNLTWENLESLSSADHDRPRSLHEYLTESTSASVGDNNSNSPCASGQTPRPSNVLISDKAPMTSSPLQELMLSEDMDDVNSELEKLRLELRHIKGVCKLVQDESINASQHVTDLAAKRAEEEARLSEVYSRINRVNEQAHQEKEQLNALEAQCRHVRDLARKEALQKQILQLRTSKEADKMQRLEKLLELDGMSYSTFTWEDIESATSSFSEALKIGSGSNGTVYKGNLRQTSVAIKVLTSDDSHRIKHFKQELEVLGKIRHPHLLLLIGACLDRPCLVYEYMENGSLEDRLQLKGGTAPLPWYQRLRIAWEIALALVYLHSSKPKPIIHRDLKPANILLDSNFTSKIGDVGLSTLLPLGDALSTTRTIFKDTDLVGTLFYMDPEYQRTGQVSTKSDTYALGMVLLQLLTGKPPVGLADLVEQAVENGHLVDILDKSAGKWPAQEAHELAQLGLSCLEMRSKHRPDLKCKVLVELERLKKIASAVSDPVRPVISGPPSHFICPILKVFFGLLQYISFK